In Candida albicans SC5314 chromosome 4, complete sequence, the genomic window CACACACCCCCCCTTCTAATGTATGAAAAGAATACAAAGATGAATctatatttgttttattggACAATTCTATAATAGACACCATAATGCTGGGCAACTAGATAATTAGAACAATGGCATAAGGCCTCAAAAAACGTACAAAGTATTATTGTGCCGTATGCATGGTCTAGTACTCGGAatttatttcaaacttGTCCACTATTGGCTGAGGTCGCCCTGGGTTGTAATTTGCAATGgttcattaattgaaattgttaacACAAATGTGTGGTATTCGTTTCATGTGTATAATGCAACTATAACAATCAATTACCGGAAACCACCGACTAGCCAACAATCGTTTAGTCAACAAAACGGTTAAAATGATTATTGCAGTAGCCGACAATGTCTAGCATAGGCGACAAACAATACGAGTTGTAAAACCGGGATTGCCATGAAAGTATATGCGATCGGGTTTCCTATAGCTTACTTTGATTCGTCAATATAATTTAGGTCACAGAACATAATTATTCAATGGGAATCTAATATGCCGGTGATAGGTGTTGACACGCCAAGCCTACTATTAGCAAACGgaaaatttcaagaaaaaaaaccgGATAAAAAGCAAGAGCAAGAAGTGGAATACTCGTTttagtaaaaaaaaaagaaaacttaAATTTAGGGATTACTAGGATGATGATCTCCAATTGTGGCATTAATCTTAACTTTGTTGGGTTTAAATttactttgttttttttagtttatgCCGTTTTAATTGGGCCATTCTGTAGTTGATAACTAAGAGTTACATAGTTGATTTGTTGTGGTAAGCATAACGAAGCTTGGCAATTGGTCcattaaaatttgataaggataaaaatgaaacaaacaGGCTCAATAGTCTGTAGCACTGCCTTATCAGACCAGATCTCTATGTGTATAAAGTCAACGAAATAGAGTTTGCTTTGGAAATAAAATTCTTGGACTTTAAAGATCTACAATTTTTGGGCCTGTGTGCACACACATTCTCTCTCCTGATTGttcattgatttcatcAGATAAGATCAATTTGCGGTTTTTTTTTTWtttttttttttttttactcctgaagaaagaaagaagggaaaaaaaagttcTGTTACGTTGAAATCTTCAACTGAACCCCGTTCCTCCTTTCCCTTTCTCTTGTAAATCTTGATCAActatatattattaatgttGTTTGGAATTGCTGAATACTATAAGGAATAATATGGAACACCAAACTGTGCCTATTTCAAACTTCATTAGTCAATTTTAAATAGACACTCATCTCTTCtcttctctcttttttttagtttcgatttttatctaaattaatttttgtttttttgattttttccaTGCAAAACAGACAAAAAGctcaaaaagaaaagaaagaaaatgtgaaactaataattcaaaCGTCTATCAACCAGTACATGCATAAGCTCCTTAGTTTTAGTtctctttttattatttcagACAGCCGTCATTGGCTAATTCAGATTGTTAATGATAGTCTGGATTGCATTGCTAGTATTTTCATATCACTTTCGCTTTTGACAAGGCAATTATTAAACTTACTTTGCTATATTTCCTAGTGTCCATCACCATCTTGTAGCAAGGCTTTTGATTGTTGGACAGGGGAATTAAGACAGACAGAGCAACTCGTAGAGAGTGGGAGAGTGAGAAAAAGCAATACAAAGAAGTAAATGAATTACGCctatcaattaatttatccCGTAATACATATTTCAACAAGTATTGGGcacaacaaaatattaGTAATCTTGCAAATAtgtattattgttgttaaagAAAGGCTTGTGATTGGATTAAAACCgggacaaaaaaaaatgtctAATTAGTTTCCGATgagttgatttattaatttttagTCCTtcagcagcagcagtaattgttttagtttttgtgTTCTctaaatatttcttttgttctCTTTTGCTCTCTTTGCCCTTTGTGAGTTTTGAATTGTTATTCTATTTATCAGTTCAATCTGTAGTATCCTTCATTCTGCCTTTTagtttaataaaaaaaaaatttctttctttttttaaattggCCATTGAAGAAAACCCAATTGGTAAAACTCCCTTGACTATAAATactctttcaattttctcCTTCcctcaatttcaattgcaTGTCTTAGTTTGttaaaataattttattattatttttatcattattattttaaaatCCCTTCAGTACAAGCCCTCCTTCCCAGTTACCGAAGAATTTTTCAGCCATTCCCATCCTTTCTTCTGCCAAgtaaaaaatagaataataGATTGTAATATTTTCTTGACAAGAATTTCAAACTAAGGGGAacaaagaaggaaaaaaaaaaaagaatatagATACAATATGGTAGCtatcaattcattattatttgctgCCATCACGTTGGTTTCTTCAGCTCAAGCTACCGACACCTTGACAATTTAccacaacaataaatttgCCGTGCAAGCATGTAAAGGTTTAATTGGTAAAACTGCAGTTTTATTCAACGAAACCACTGATAAAGCTGGTTTCTGTAATGTCAAAAACCAACAAGCTTTGGGTACTATGGCAGAATGTATTGAATTGATGCCTCACAAAGACtcaagaaaagaatttttgaaaacatgTAAAAAATTCAACCTTACTGAAGAAGATTACTTAGCTGCTTGGAAAAATGCCACTGAATTTGGTTACGTTAATGTGACTGCTGATCCTGattttaagaaaaaaaaattatactACAAACCAgtgttgttgaagaagaagaaagttGAAGCTGCTTGGGATGCAGTAGCTACCAGATGGTACAATTACAATTACGCACAATGGTACGGTATTGCATTATTCTCCTATTGGTTTGCCGTTATGTTTGTTGCTGGTATTTGTAATTTGACTTATTTCCTTTTCCCTGGCTTTGTTAAATCCTTGAAAGGGGGAATTTCTAATGCGTTCAGAAAATACATCACTTTACCAGCATTGTTCAAGAAAACTCATGCCCACCATAAATCCATTTTTGGGGTTTTCCATGCTATTTTACCAACAAGATTAGAATCTATTTTGGTTGTCGCTTGGTTTATCATGGCTTTGATTATGAATTTGACCAATTACGTTCATGTCAAACCAAACTACATCTGGCCACAAAAAAGCAATGAATTGGGAAGAAAAATTGCTGATAGAACTGGTCAAATTTCCATGTGGTTGATGCCACCATTGGTTTTGTTTGCCGGTAGAAACAATTTTATGCAATGGGTTAGTGGTTGGCCATATGCCCGTTTTGTCTACATTCATAAATGGATCAGTCGTGTTGTATTTATGATGAGTATTGCTCATGGGGTCGGTATGACTTATAACGGTAAAGGTATTGGCAAATACTACACAAGAAATGCCAAACCATACGTTAGATGGGGTTATGTTGCTTTGGTCGCCATGTCAATAATGGTTTTCCAAGGTTTCTCATATTTCAGAAGAACAAACTACGAAGTTTTCGTTGGTGTTCATATTATTTTGGCAGTGTTTGCCATTGCTGGTACTTGGATTCATACTACTGAACAAGGTTATCAAATGTGGATGTACGgtgctgttgctgtttgGGTTTTCGATCGTGTTGTGAGAATTGCTAGATTAGCTACTTTCGGACTTAGATCTGCTACTGTGCAATTAATTGCTAATGAAACTGTCAAAGTAACTGTATCGAGACCAGGCTGGTGGAAACCATTCCCAGGTTGTCATGCATTCATTCACTTCATGAGACCAACCTGTTTCTGGCAATCACATCCATTCACTATTGTTGATTCCGTCACCGAATCCAACACCATTACTTTCTACATTAAAGTCAAAGGTGGTATGACTCATGGCTTGTACCAATACTTGGCTCAACAACCTGCTCAAACTGCTCAAATTAAGGTCTCCATTGAAGGTCCATATGGTAACAGAATGGCAATCGATAGATTCGAAAACGATGTTTTCATTGCCGGTGGTAACGGTATCCCAGGTATTTATTATGAAGCCACTGATATTGCTAAGAGACTCGGTGAAAAACGTAATGTTAAATTATACTGGGTTGTTCGTCATTACCGTTCCTTAGAATGGTTCTATCAAGAATTACTCAAGTTGAAGGATTTACCAATTAGCACTACTGTATATGTCACCCAACCTAATGTTGGATTAGCTGACCCAATCACCACAGACTTAACCGATGATgaagaacaacaagaacatgaacaagaaaagaaatctgATACCGAAGAAAGTAATGACTATGTTGCTCAAgttaaaaagaatttatcattcattcaattcattgaaaCCAAACCTGATTTCTACCAAATTGTTGGCgaagaaattaaacaacTGACAGGTCCTATTGCATTTGCTTCTTGTGCTCATGGTAACATGGTTGATGATGTCAGAAAATcagttgttgataatttgagCAATTCCAACCACAGAgttgaattgtttgaaCAAATGCAAAACTGGTAGATttaaaaatagaagaagaaaaagtgtGGTTATAACATAAACCCTGTTATAGTTGCAACTATTGATTCATCactttgcttttttttttattttcattttcatttgttttgtttttcttaCCAAAATTGTTTGGTATTActttgtttctttcttttaaatagattgaataatttgtcGTATGGTTTaatagatatatatataatttgctttgtttttttacaTTTATAATACATATTCactttgaaattataaaacAGTTCCTAACCAGTTAGGTTAGGAAGTTGTCTTATGCGCTAAAACACGAATTTGTCAAATTCTTGGAAATTGACTTCTTTTGGTAAATATGAAGTAGATTTCTGGTAACTGCAAACTATTCGGGGTTTAGCCAATACAATGAGctaaaatcaacaatctCTTTCTATGTGAACTGTTCCCCAAAAAACAACAGCTATTCCTCTACCCGTACAAACGAATACTAAATTTATCACCGATAGGTGTATTTAACCCTAAATTATACAGAAATCTACTTAAATACTAATAAcgattattattgtttccCCCATATCCAAAACTATTGTCTGTTCCAAATCCACcttggttgttgttattatatCCACCACCATAATTGTCATTTCTTCCACCATAATTGTCATTTCTTCCACCGTAGTTATCATTTCTGCCACCGTAGTTGTCATTTCTGCCGCCGTAGTTGTCATTTCTACCGCcgtaattattatttccaCCGCCATAGTTGTTATTGTGACCTGAATTGTAGCCACCTCCTTGGTTATTATGATCATTCTTTCCTCCCAAGAAATTACCAATCAACTCAGAGGCCCCAGAAAATCcagattgttgttggggACGGTCATTATATGAACCTCCTTGGTTATTGTATGATCCATTGCCACCATTACCATGGCTTTTTCCTCCAGACAAAAGACTTCCAACTAAAGAACCCACTGaagattgattttgattttgttgattgttgttgttgttatggCTACTACCACCAGATAATAAGCTACCAACCAATCCAGCAGCACCAGATCCAGATCCAGATCCATTGTGGTGTTTATTGGAACCAGTAACACTAGACACAACTTGGTTCATGATGAATGATTGgacaccaccaccaccacttcCATGGTTCTTGGAACCAGTAGCACTCGAAATTGCTTGATTCATAACAAATGATCCAATACCTCTGTCTGTTTGTTCATTGTCATTATTTCCTTGGTTGACAGGAGGACGTGAAGGTACGgtattttttgattcaaaGTGAGTGGCAGTTCCAGTGGCATCTTCAGTTGGTAATTCCCATTGGGTTTCTCCAGTTCTCTCATTTATATAGAAGAAAGTTTGATATTCTTCATCCCACCGAGCCTTCCAGCCTGGTGGCAACTTGGGTGGTTCTCTATTAGATAATTGGTTCATATGAGTTTATTTGTTAATTGTGCTAAAAATTATGAAGTACTGACTtatgaaaaaaaggagAGGGGTGTAATACAAAGAcgaacaaaaaaaaaagattcGGAGGTGAAATTTTCAGGTCGAGGGGAGGGAGGAGGGTTTATATAATAAGTACCAAGAAAAATCCGTCATTAAGCAAATTTCaggtttcaaaattataatcTGTGATTTCCAGTTTTGTAATGATGTTTTTTTCTAAAGCATAAGGAGACACTGAATCAGTAACCAGTATATAGAGATCACTAAGAATCAGAAAcgaaaagaaatcaaatcatagcatttctttttcattttgtatTGAATGATGACGGTGGTGATTCAGCCTCGTTGTAAACCCCAATTTCCTTTTTCCACTTCACGTGACATGTGCTTTGCCAAATACTGAAATATAGCCAACTTTTATACATcggttttgttttgttagTAACAGCTTGATACTATTGGTTTTTAACTAGCTAATGGTTTTCTTATTTCAAAGCTGTTAGATTCTATCGCTCAACGACGAGCTGCTGTCAGATGTGCTTGATGAAAACTATCAATTTCCTCATTCATTATTCATTTCTATTTAATCTATACCATCAGCTAGAGAGCTTGACTATTAGACAATAAATCAGAAGTTTGCATACT contains:
- the FRE10 gene encoding Fre10p (Major cell-surface ferric reductase under low-iron conditions; 7 transmembrane regions and a secretion signal predicted; Tup1, Rim101, Ssn6, Hog1, caspofungin repressed; ciclopirox olamine induced; rat catheter biofilm induced) — translated: MVAINSLLFAAITLVSSAQATDTLTIYHNNKFAVQACKGLIGKTAVLFNETTDKAGFCNVKNQQALGTMAECIELMPHKDSRKEFLKTCKKFNLTEEDYLAAWKNATEFGYVNVTADPDFKKKKLYYKPVLLKKKKVEAAWDAVATRWYNYNYAQWYGIALFSYWFAVMFVAGICNLTYFLFPGFVKSLKGGISNAFRKYITLPALFKKTHAHHKSIFGVFHAILPTRLESILVVAWFIMALIMNLTNYVHVKPNYIWPQKSNELGRKIADRTGQISMWLMPPLVLFAGRNNFMQWVSGWPYARFVYIHKWISRVVFMMSIAHGVGMTYNGKGIGKYYTRNAKPYVRWGYVALVAMSIMVFQGFSYFRRTNYEVFVGVHIILAVFAIAGTWIHTTEQGYQMWMYGAVAVWVFDRVVRIARLATFGLRSATVQLIANETVKVTVSRPGWWKPFPGCHAFIHFMRPTCFWQSHPFTIVDSVTESNTITFYIKVKGGMTHGLYQYLAQQPAQTAQIKVSIEGPYGNRMAIDRFENDVFIAGGNGIPGIYYEATDIAKRLGEKRNVKLYWVVRHYRSLEWFYQELLKLKDLPISTTVYVTQPNVGLADPITTDLTDDEEQQEHEQEKKSDTEESNDYVAQVKKNLSFIQFIETKPDFYQIVGEEIKQSTGPIAFASCAHGNMVDDVRKSVVDNLSNSNHRVELFEQMQNW
- a CDS encoding uncharacterized protein (Protein of unknown function; transcript is upregulated in an RHE model of oral candidiasis; Hap43-repressed), with product MNQLSNREPPKLPPGWKARWDEEYQTFFYINERTGETQWELPTEDATGTATHFESKNTVPSRPPVNQGNNDNEQTDRGIGSFVMNQAISSATGSKNHGSGGGGVQSFIMNQVVSSVTGSNKHHNGSGSGSGAAGLVGSLLSGGSSHNNNNNQQNQNQSSVGSLVGSLLSGGKSHGNGGNGSYNNQGGSYNDRPQQQSGFSGASELIGNFLGGKNDHNNQGGGYNSGHNNNYGGGNNNYGGRNDNYGGRNDNYGGRNDNYGGRNDNYGGRNDNYGGGYNNNNQGGFGTDNSFGYGGNNNNRY